The following proteins are encoded in a genomic region of Corylus avellana chromosome ca4, CavTom2PMs-1.0:
- the LOC132178874 gene encoding small ribosomal subunit protein eS1y-like, producing MAVGKNKRISKGKKGGKKKAADPFAKKDWYDIKAPSVFAVKNVGKTLVTRTQGTKIASEGLKHRVFEISMADLQEDEDHAYRKIRLRAEDVQGRNVLTNFWGMDFTTDKLRSLVRKWQTMIEAHVDVKTTDNYSLRMFCIGFTKRRQNQVKRTSYAQSSQIRQIRRKMREIMINQASSCDLKELVRKFIPESIGKEIEKATTGIYPLQNVFIRKVKILKAPKFDLGKLMEVHGDYSDDVGVKVERPADETMAEVPAEPVGA from the exons ATGGCAGTGGG AAAAAACAAGAGGATTTCCAAGGGAAAGAAGGGAGGCAAGAAGAAGGC GGCTGATCCGTTCGCGAAGAAGGACTGGTATGATATCAAGGCACCTTCAGTGTTCGCTGTGAAAAACGTGGGCAAAACCCTCGTTACTCGCACCCAGGGTACCaag ATTGCATCAGAAGGACTCAAACATAGAGTCTTTGAGATATCAATGGCTGACCTTCAGGAAGATGAGGATCACGCTTACAGAAAGATCAGATTGAGAGCTGAAGATGTTCAAGGGAGGAATGTGCTGACAAATTTCTGG GGAATGGATTTTACTACAGACAAGTTGAGGTCTTTGGTAAGGAAATGGCAGACAATGATTGAAGCTCATGTGGATGTGAAGACTACTGACAATTACAGTTTGAGGATGTTCTGCATTGGATTCACTAAGAGGCGTCAAAACCAGGTCAAGAGGACCAGTTATGCCCAGTCTAGCCAAATTAGACAG aTCCGTCGCAAGATGAGGGAGATAATGATCAACCAGGCATCATCTTGTGATCTGAAGGAGTTGGTTCGCAAGTTTATTCCCGAGTCAATTGGCAAAGAGATTGAGAAGGCAACTACAGGCATCTATCCTCTACAAAATGTCTTCATTCGGAAAGTCAAGATCTTGAaagctccaaaatttgatcttGGAAAGTTGATGGAG GTTCATGGTGACTACTCTGATGATGTTGGCGTCAAGGTGGAGAGGCCTGCTGATGAGACAATGGCCGAGGTGCCTGCTGAACCAGTTGGAGCTTGA
- the LOC132178244 gene encoding LOW QUALITY PROTEIN: leucine-rich repeat extensin-like protein 6 (The sequence of the model RefSeq protein was modified relative to this genomic sequence to represent the inferred CDS: inserted 1 base in 1 codon), which translates to MAASSFWKMMMKKKNPHLRIIALWVWGILSILLLISKPSHQASSYTSPRLQKAYTALQAWKHHITSDPKNFTSNWCGPDVCNYTGVYCAPAPDDPHTLTVAGIDINHGDIAGSLPEELGLLTDLSLFHLNSNRFCGTVPPSFRSLNLLHEIDISNNRFSGSFPPVLLCLPSIKFIDIRFNQFQGQIPPRLFDMKLDALFINDNQFQSSLPENIGNSPVSVIVLANNNLNGCLPPGLSNMRNTLNEIIITNSGLTGCLPSEIGSLSGVTVFDVSSNMLVGPLPESVGKMKSLEQLNVAHNKLSGEIPAGICVLPKLENFTYSYNYFCGEPPVCLKLPKKDDRQNCIPDRPLQRSPNECASFYAHPPVDCGAFGCSPRSPPPPPPPPPPPPPPPPPLPXPPPPPSATTSPPPPPPPPPPHWKWHLAPPVPDYNRP; encoded by the exons ATGGCAGCTTCTTCATTCtggaagatgatgatgaagaagaagaacccACATCTCAGAATAATAGCCCTCTGGGTCTGGGGCATCCTCTCTATCCTACTATTGATCTCCAAACCCTCTCACCAAGCTTCTTCTTACACCTCCCCTAGACTCCAAAAGGCTTACACTGCACTCCAGGCATGGAAACACCATATCACCTCCGACCCCAAAAACTTCACATCAAACTGGTGTGGCCCAGATGTCTGCAACTACACCGGTGTCTACTGTGCACCCGCCCCAGATGACCCCCACACCTTAACAGTAGCCGGAATAGACATCAACCACGGTGACATCGCCGGTTCGCTACCGGAAGAGCTCGGCCTCTTGACCGACCTTTCCCTCTTCCATCTAAACTCCAACCGCTTCTGCGGCACCGTCCCCCCCAGCTTTCGCAGCCTTAATCTTCTCCACGAGATTGATATTAGTAATAACCGGTTTTCGGGCTCATTCCCTCCGGTTCTTCTTTGCCTGCCTTCAATCAAATTCATTGATATCCGGTTCAATCAATTCCAAGGTCAGATTCCTCCCCGCCTTTTCGACATGAAACTCGACGCTTTGTTCATCAACGACAACCAGTTCCAGTCGTCGTTGCCGGAAAACATCGGTAACTCCCCGGTTTCGGTTATTGTTTTGGCGAACAACAACCTCAACGGTTGCCTGCCTCCCGGTTTGTCGAACATGAGGAACACGTTGAACGAGATTATCATAACGAACAGTGGGTTAACGGGGTGTTTGCCTTCGGAAATTGGGTCGTTGAGCGGCGTTACGGTGTTTGATGTGAGCTCTAACATGCTGGTTGGTCCTTTGCCGGAGtcggtggggaagatgaagagcTTGGAGCAGTTGAATGTGGCGCATAACAAGCTGTCCGGTGAGATTCCCGCCGGCATATGCGTCTTGCCTAAGCTGGAGAACTTCACCTACTCGTATAACTATTTCTGTGGTGAACCGCCCGTGTGCCTGAAGCTGCCGAAGAAAGATGACCGCCAGAATTGCATCCCGGATAGGCCTTTGCAGCGGTCACCAAATGAGTGTGCCTCTTTCTATGCTCATCCACCTGTTGACTGTGGTGCCTTTGGCTGCTCACCTAGAAGTCCcccaccgccaccgccacctcctcctccgccgccaccgccaccacctCCGCTGC CCCCTCCACCGCCTCCTTCCGCCACCACCTCCCCACCGCCGCCTCCTCCGCCTCCGCCGCCACATTGGAAATGGCATTTAGCCCCGCCGGTGCCTGATTATAATCGTCCATGA